Proteins found in one Bacillus subtilis subsp. subtilis str. 168 genomic segment:
- the ydjN gene encoding hypothetical protein (Evidence 3: Putative function from multiple computational evidences; Product type m: membrane component), producing MKKRIILLLAVIIAAAAAGVAFYVAKDKGHEKAADVSVNTESGDELLVSITDTDLLTKYYENDKVIHEEKLTSYPAFALDQKQQVLYYTGNNEQNEMRLFKLDLKSHKKTMLYKGAESADSLFLSKDRSTIYFRLGKADESNFRIAAFDLKTKKYKNLYPAANDQDDTVSSFFYNQKNDSFALLHYSVEEDYKKTDEANEKGIDPEPTTIHFAEGRQNKFNELKSLNQFISDIAVSDDDKRILFTSYTQKGTEQTASIQMLNADTKKYESIISNQKSFKLLIDAQPQFSKDGKNIYFLAEAKGAKKLKDETGREAKVRTIYSYSLENKTFKKVWENPNGIINSFFVIN from the coding sequence ATGAAAAAAAGAATCATATTATTATTAGCAGTGATAATAGCGGCAGCTGCCGCGGGGGTTGCGTTTTATGTTGCAAAGGATAAAGGCCATGAGAAGGCTGCTGATGTTTCAGTCAATACCGAAAGCGGTGATGAGCTGCTGGTTTCAATTACAGATACGGATCTGCTGACAAAGTATTATGAAAATGACAAGGTGATCCATGAGGAGAAGCTGACCAGCTATCCGGCATTTGCCTTGGATCAAAAACAGCAGGTGCTCTATTATACGGGCAATAATGAACAGAATGAAATGAGGCTTTTTAAATTGGATCTGAAGTCTCATAAAAAAACGATGCTTTATAAAGGCGCGGAGAGTGCGGACAGTTTATTTTTATCAAAGGACCGTTCAACCATCTATTTCCGCTTAGGAAAAGCGGACGAAAGCAATTTTCGAATCGCCGCTTTTGATCTGAAGACGAAAAAGTATAAAAATCTTTATCCTGCCGCTAATGATCAGGATGACACCGTCAGCAGCTTCTTTTATAACCAAAAAAACGATTCATTTGCATTGCTTCATTATTCTGTAGAAGAAGACTACAAGAAAACAGATGAAGCAAACGAAAAGGGCATCGACCCTGAACCGACAACGATTCATTTTGCGGAAGGCCGCCAAAATAAATTTAATGAGCTGAAAAGCCTGAACCAATTTATCAGCGATATTGCTGTTTCTGATGATGATAAACGTATTTTATTCACATCATATACGCAAAAAGGAACGGAGCAAACCGCTTCTATTCAAATGCTCAATGCGGATACGAAAAAATATGAAAGCATCATCTCAAATCAAAAATCATTTAAGCTGTTAATTGACGCACAGCCTCAGTTTTCTAAGGATGGGAAGAACATTTATTTTCTTGCCGAAGCCAAGGGGGCTAAAAAGCTGAAGGACGAAACAGGGCGTGAAGCTAAGGTGCGGACGATTTATTCCTATAGCCTTGAGAATAAGACCTTCAAAAAAGTATGGGAAAATCCGAACGGCATCATCAACAGCTTTTTTGTGATTAACTAA
- the cotA gene encoding outer spore coat copper-dependent promiscuous laccase (Evidence 1a: Function from experimental evidences in the studied strain; PubMedId: 11514528, 12637519, 16391148, 17242517, 18031270, 19933362, 22112278, 25259857, 27050268; Product type e: enzyme) → MTLEKFVDALPIPDTLKPVQQSKEKTYYEVTMEECTHQLHRDLPPTRLWGYNGLFPGPTIEVKRNENVYVKWMNNLPSTHFLPIDHTIHHSDSQHEEPEVKTVVHLHGGVTPDDSDGYPEAWFSKDFEQTGPYFKREVYHYPNQQRGAILWYHDHAMALTRLNVYAGLVGAYIIHDPKEKRLKLPSDEYDVPLLITDRTINEDGSLFYPSAPENPSPSLPNPSIVPAFCGETILVNGKVWPYLEVEPRKYRFRVINASNTRTYNLSLDNGGDFIQIGSDGGLLPRSVKLNSFSLAPAERYDIIIDFTAYEGESIILANSAGCGGDVNPETDANIMQFRVTKPLAQKDESRKPKYLASYPSVQHERIQNIRTLKLAGTQDEYGRPVLLLNNKRWHDPVTETPKVGTTEIWSIINPTRGTHPIHLHLVSFRVLDRRPFDIARYQESGELSYTGPAVPPPPSEKGWKDTIQAHAGEVLRIAATFGPYSGRYVWHCHILEHEDYDMMRPMDITDPHK, encoded by the coding sequence ATGACACTTGAAAAATTTGTGGATGCTCTCCCAATCCCAGATACACTAAAGCCAGTACAGCAATCAAAAGAAAAAACATACTACGAAGTCACCATGGAGGAATGCACTCATCAGCTCCATCGCGATCTCCCTCCAACCCGCCTGTGGGGCTACAACGGCTTATTTCCGGGACCGACCATTGAGGTTAAAAGAAATGAAAACGTATATGTAAAATGGATGAATAACCTTCCTTCCACGCATTTCCTTCCGATTGATCACACCATTCATCACAGTGACAGCCAGCATGAAGAGCCCGAGGTAAAGACTGTTGTTCATTTACACGGCGGCGTCACGCCAGATGATAGTGACGGGTATCCGGAGGCTTGGTTTTCCAAAGACTTTGAACAAACAGGACCTTATTTCAAAAGAGAGGTTTATCATTATCCAAACCAGCAGCGCGGGGCTATATTGTGGTATCACGATCACGCCATGGCGCTCACCAGGCTAAATGTCTATGCCGGACTTGTCGGTGCATATATCATTCATGACCCAAAGGAAAAACGCTTAAAACTGCCTTCAGACGAATACGATGTGCCGCTTCTTATCACAGACCGCACGATCAATGAGGATGGTTCTTTGTTTTATCCGAGCGCACCGGAAAACCCTTCTCCGTCACTGCCTAATCCTTCAATCGTTCCGGCTTTTTGCGGAGAAACCATACTCGTCAACGGGAAGGTATGGCCATACTTGGAAGTCGAGCCAAGGAAATACCGATTCCGTGTCATCAACGCCTCCAATACAAGAACCTATAACCTGTCACTCGATAATGGCGGAGATTTTATTCAGATTGGTTCAGATGGAGGGCTCCTGCCGCGATCTGTTAAACTGAATTCTTTCAGCCTTGCGCCTGCTGAACGTTACGATATCATCATTGACTTCACAGCATATGAAGGAGAATCGATCATTTTGGCAAACAGCGCGGGCTGCGGCGGTGACGTCAATCCTGAAACAGATGCGAATATCATGCAATTCAGAGTCACAAAACCATTGGCACAAAAAGACGAAAGCAGAAAGCCGAAGTACCTCGCCTCATACCCTTCGGTACAGCATGAAAGAATACAAAACATCAGAACGTTAAAACTGGCAGGCACCCAGGACGAATACGGCAGACCCGTCCTTCTGCTTAATAACAAACGCTGGCACGATCCCGTCACAGAAACACCAAAAGTCGGCACAACTGAAATATGGTCCATTATCAACCCGACACGCGGAACACATCCGATCCACCTGCATCTAGTCTCCTTCCGTGTATTAGACCGGCGGCCGTTTGATATCGCCCGTTATCAAGAAAGCGGGGAATTGTCCTATACCGGTCCGGCTGTCCCGCCGCCGCCAAGTGAAAAGGGCTGGAAAGACACCATTCAAGCGCATGCAGGTGAAGTCCTGAGAATCGCGGCGACATTCGGTCCGTACAGCGGACGATACGTATGGCATTGCCATATTCTAGAGCATGAAGACTATGACATGATGAGACCGATGGATATAACTGATCCCCATAAATAA
- the ydjJ gene encoding putative membrane associated potassium channel; prophage region 3 (Evidence 3: Putative function from multiple computational evidences; Product type t: transporter) — protein sequence MNEGYIIAGLLLLTAGMIDFLWTTLWLESGAGPITRCLSAWLWKGCRKISGDHAKVLSMAGPLLLCLTLVIWISLFWSGWVLIYSSDPHSLMETQSKEPASWSDRIYFSGYVMFTLGNGDLAPNGGLWKLVTIIETAQGLLTITFSVTYLISVLSAVNQKRSFAQSVLSLGHDGTEIVHNAWNGKDFHDIDFLLVAASSELGKLTAQHNAFPILHFYHSTQHQESSIIAVAVLDEALTIFKYGIPEQYQPNQLHIKEARSSIKNYLDTVHTAYIHPAEQAPPEPDISKLQQSGIPALSKQTFQIAVNSIKERRQLLLGIIQAGARKWPVQEQAIGNAYSPK from the coding sequence ATGAATGAGGGTTATATCATTGCAGGCCTTTTATTATTGACAGCGGGGATGATTGATTTTTTATGGACCACGTTATGGTTAGAGAGCGGTGCCGGCCCGATCACAAGATGCCTGTCTGCCTGGCTGTGGAAGGGCTGCCGCAAAATCAGCGGTGACCACGCAAAGGTTCTAAGTATGGCTGGTCCTCTGCTGTTATGCCTGACGTTAGTGATATGGATCAGTCTATTTTGGAGCGGGTGGGTTTTGATTTACTCGAGTGACCCTCACTCACTTATGGAAACTCAATCAAAAGAACCGGCTTCCTGGTCAGACCGAATTTATTTTTCCGGCTATGTCATGTTTACATTAGGAAATGGCGACCTCGCTCCGAACGGAGGCCTATGGAAGCTTGTCACGATTATTGAAACAGCTCAAGGACTGCTTACCATCACATTTTCTGTCACGTATTTGATTTCCGTCTTGAGTGCGGTTAATCAAAAACGCTCCTTTGCCCAAAGTGTATTAAGTCTAGGGCATGACGGAACTGAAATCGTCCATAATGCATGGAATGGCAAAGATTTTCACGACATTGATTTTCTTCTTGTCGCTGCCTCATCAGAACTGGGAAAGCTGACCGCTCAGCATAACGCCTTCCCCATCCTTCATTTTTACCACAGCACGCAGCATCAGGAATCATCCATTATAGCTGTTGCTGTATTGGATGAGGCTCTAACCATTTTCAAATACGGAATTCCTGAACAATATCAGCCGAATCAGCTTCATATCAAAGAAGCGCGCTCAAGTATCAAAAACTATCTGGATACCGTTCATACTGCCTATATCCATCCTGCAGAACAAGCGCCGCCAGAACCAGACATCTCAAAGCTTCAACAATCAGGCATACCGGCTTTATCAAAGCAAACATTTCAAATTGCCGTCAATTCAATAAAGGAACGTCGTCAATTGCTGCTGGGAATTATCCAAGCGGGGGCTCGAAAATGGCCTGTTCAGGAGCAAGCAATAGGTAATGCTTATTCTCCTAAATAA
- the ydjP gene encoding putative aminoacrylate hydrolase (Evidence 3: Putative function from multiple computational evidences; PubMedId: 9987136; Product type e: enzyme) — MPYIILEDQTRLYYETHGSGTPILFIHGVLMSGQFFHKQFSVLSANYQCIRLDLRGHGESDKVLHGHTISQYARDIREFLNAMELDHVVLAGWSMGAFVVWDYLNQFGNDNIQAAVIIDQSASDYQWEGWEHGPFDFDGLKTAMHAIQTDPLPFYESFIQNMFAEPPAETETEWMLAEILKQPAAISSTILFNQTAADYRGTLQNINVPALLCFGEDKKFFSTAAGEHLRSNIPNATLVTFPKSSHCPFLEEPDAFNSTLLSFLDGVIGKS; from the coding sequence ATGCCATACATCATATTAGAAGATCAGACACGCCTTTACTATGAAACACACGGGAGCGGGACGCCGATCCTGTTTATACATGGGGTGCTGATGAGCGGACAATTTTTCCACAAACAATTTTCGGTGCTTTCTGCCAATTATCAATGTATTCGTCTTGATCTTAGAGGACACGGCGAATCTGACAAAGTGCTTCACGGCCACACCATTTCCCAATATGCCCGTGACATAAGGGAATTTCTAAATGCAATGGAGCTTGATCATGTCGTTCTTGCCGGCTGGTCAATGGGTGCTTTTGTCGTATGGGATTATCTCAATCAGTTTGGGAATGATAACATTCAAGCCGCTGTGATCATCGATCAATCCGCTTCGGACTATCAATGGGAGGGCTGGGAACATGGTCCATTTGATTTTGACGGCTTAAAAACAGCGATGCACGCCATTCAAACTGACCCGCTGCCTTTCTACGAAAGCTTCATCCAGAATATGTTCGCAGAACCGCCTGCCGAGACCGAAACAGAATGGATGCTGGCAGAAATCCTCAAACAGCCGGCTGCCATTTCTAGCACGATTTTATTTAACCAAACGGCCGCTGATTACCGGGGCACCCTCCAAAACATCAATGTGCCGGCATTGCTGTGCTTCGGGGAAGACAAGAAATTTTTCTCTACAGCAGCTGGGGAACACTTGCGCAGCAATATTCCAAACGCGACACTCGTTACCTTTCCTAAAAGCAGCCATTGCCCGTTTTTAGAAGAGCCAGATGCTTTTAACAGCACACTCCTCTCCTTTTTAGATGGGGTTATTGGAAAGTCATAA
- the ydjO gene encoding hypothetical protein (Evidence 4: Unknown function but conserved in other organisms; PubMedId: 28197687), with product MSYYNKRNQEPLPKEDVSTWECTKEDCNGWTRKNFASSDTPLCPLCGSKMVDGIRSLVNLQNNSQTKTS from the coding sequence ATGTCTTACTATAACAAACGAAATCAAGAACCGCTGCCAAAGGAAGATGTGAGTACTTGGGAATGCACAAAAGAAGACTGTAATGGCTGGACCCGAAAAAACTTCGCCAGCAGTGATACGCCATTGTGCCCTTTGTGCGGAAGTAAAATGGTCGACGGCATCCGTTCATTAGTGAATCTCCAAAACAACAGCCAAACGAAAACAAGCTAG
- the iolT gene encoding myo-inositol transporter (Evidence 1a: Function from experimental evidences in the studied strain; PubMedId: 11807058, 15849754, 16850406, 22720735; Product type t: transporter), whose amino-acid sequence MNKQGNQMSFLRTIILVSTFGGLLFGYDTGVLNGALPYMGEPDQLNLNAFTEGLVTSSLLFGAALGAVFGGRMSDFNGRRKNILFLAVIFFISTIGCTFAPNVTVMIISRFVLGIAVGGASVTVPAYLAEMSPVESRGRMVTQNELMIVSGQLLAFVFNAILGTTMGDNSHVWRFMLVIASLPALFLFFGMIRMPESPRWLVSKGRKEDALRVLKKIRDEKRAAAELQEIEFAFKKEDQLEKATFKDLSVPWVRRIVFIGLGIAIVQQITGVNSIMYYGTEILRNSGFQTEAALIGNIANGVISVLATFVGIWLLGRVGRRPMLMTGLIGTTTALLLIGIFSLVLEGSPALPYVVLSLTVTFLAFQQGAISPVTWLMLSEIFPLRLRGLGMGVTVFCLWMVNFAVSFTFPILLAAIGLSTTFFIFVGLGICSVLFVKRFLPETKGLSLEQLEENFRAYDHSGAKKDSGAEVIG is encoded by the coding sequence ATGAATAAACAAGGAAATCAAATGTCATTTTTACGTACAATTATTTTAGTCTCCACTTTCGGCGGGCTTCTTTTTGGCTATGATACCGGTGTGCTCAATGGAGCTTTGCCGTATATGGGAGAGCCGGATCAGCTTAATCTCAATGCCTTCACAGAAGGCCTTGTCACCAGTTCACTTCTTTTTGGAGCGGCACTGGGTGCTGTGTTTGGCGGCAGGATGTCTGATTTTAACGGCCGCCGCAAAAATATTTTGTTCCTCGCTGTTATATTTTTTATTTCAACGATTGGGTGTACGTTTGCACCAAATGTTACGGTCATGATTATTTCCCGTTTTGTGCTCGGTATTGCGGTTGGGGGTGCATCCGTAACGGTGCCTGCCTATTTAGCAGAGATGTCTCCTGTGGAAAGCAGGGGACGGATGGTGACGCAGAACGAATTGATGATTGTATCAGGACAGCTTTTGGCCTTTGTTTTTAATGCGATCCTTGGAACAACAATGGGAGACAACTCCCATGTGTGGAGGTTTATGCTGGTCATTGCGTCACTTCCAGCCTTGTTCCTGTTTTTCGGCATGATCAGAATGCCCGAGAGTCCCCGTTGGCTTGTTTCTAAAGGAAGAAAAGAAGATGCTTTGCGTGTATTGAAAAAAATCAGGGACGAAAAACGGGCAGCAGCTGAGCTGCAAGAAATTGAATTCGCTTTCAAAAAAGAAGACCAGCTTGAAAAAGCGACATTTAAAGATCTTTCAGTCCCATGGGTGCGCCGTATTGTGTTTATTGGATTAGGGATTGCGATTGTACAGCAAATTACAGGTGTGAATTCGATTATGTATTATGGGACTGAAATTCTAAGAAATTCCGGTTTCCAAACGGAAGCCGCTTTAATCGGAAATATTGCGAATGGCGTGATTTCGGTATTGGCAACATTCGTCGGAATCTGGCTGCTGGGAAGAGTGGGGCGCCGGCCGATGCTGATGACAGGCTTGATCGGTACGACAACAGCATTATTGCTAATCGGGATATTCTCACTTGTACTTGAAGGATCACCGGCACTTCCGTATGTAGTCCTGTCATTAACGGTCACATTTCTTGCTTTTCAGCAGGGCGCCATTTCACCAGTGACTTGGCTGATGCTATCTGAAATTTTCCCGCTTCGCCTTCGCGGACTGGGAATGGGTGTTACGGTATTCTGTCTGTGGATGGTGAATTTTGCAGTCAGTTTCACGTTTCCGATATTGCTGGCAGCTATCGGGCTGTCCACAACGTTCTTTATCTTCGTTGGATTAGGAATTTGCTCTGTCTTGTTTGTGAAGAGGTTTTTGCCGGAAACGAAAGGGCTTTCGCTTGAGCAGCTGGAGGAAAACTTCCGCGCTTATGATCACAGCGGGGCAAAGAAGGATTCTGGGGCTGAAGTGATTGGATAA
- the ydzJ gene encoding hypothetical protein (Evidence 5: Unknown function) → MISNQQQKDLKKRAAFKKLNVAMNSYVELLFLSVPLIHIFKWLGSLALHLIH, encoded by the coding sequence GTGATCTCAAACCAGCAGCAAAAAGACTTGAAAAAAAGAGCTGCGTTCAAAAAGCTGAATGTTGCAATGAACTCATATGTTGAACTTCTGTTTTTGTCGGTACCTCTGATTCATATCTTTAAATGGCTCGGATCATTAGCCCTGCACCTCATCCATTAA
- the yeaA gene encoding hypothetical protein (Evidence 4: Unknown function but conserved in other organisms), whose product MLTHDLHEKTKHYISIYAELKTKLKWKVSHDQILMLISSAYIVNKREFDFQRFYDLSSYIKSNIGSFSTLNSHHRFTVASILDIHFQHEAKQTFQTFIDVYNEMVKLGYKRDMFTYLSALILLTGKSETTNQKEQMNMGLAVYQQMKKNHYFLTSTQNVPLAVLLGENGKGLQALQKAETCYQLLAANGFKKGQYLHQVSHILALQSEKEPEMLVSACKQIYQSITESVKKTKDYHYPDLALLTFLEEPDIKTVLCITDELNQEKAFKWQKEMNFKIAVSLYLSEHMEKNLLMESGLYTAIETVIQAQQAAATAAIISSTAASHTHDGN is encoded by the coding sequence ATGCTCACACACGATCTACATGAAAAAACAAAGCATTACATTTCCATTTATGCTGAATTAAAAACAAAATTAAAATGGAAAGTTTCACACGATCAGATATTAATGCTCATTTCTTCTGCATATATTGTGAATAAAAGAGAGTTTGATTTTCAGCGCTTTTATGATTTGAGCAGCTATATCAAATCAAACATCGGCAGCTTCTCAACACTCAATTCACACCACCGCTTTACTGTTGCATCTATTCTGGACATTCATTTTCAGCATGAGGCAAAACAAACATTTCAGACTTTCATCGATGTATACAATGAAATGGTGAAGCTAGGGTATAAGCGGGATATGTTCACATACCTTTCCGCTCTGATCTTGCTCACCGGCAAATCTGAAACGACAAACCAAAAAGAACAGATGAACATGGGGCTAGCTGTTTATCAGCAGATGAAGAAAAATCATTATTTCCTCACTTCAACTCAGAATGTTCCGCTTGCCGTACTGCTTGGAGAAAACGGAAAAGGTTTGCAGGCGCTACAGAAGGCGGAAACATGCTATCAACTGCTGGCAGCCAACGGCTTTAAAAAAGGACAGTACTTACATCAGGTCAGCCATATTCTGGCCTTGCAAAGTGAAAAAGAGCCCGAAATGCTTGTTTCCGCTTGCAAACAGATATATCAATCGATCACTGAATCTGTCAAAAAAACAAAGGATTATCATTATCCAGACCTTGCTCTCCTCACATTTCTGGAAGAGCCAGATATCAAAACCGTTTTGTGCATCACTGACGAATTAAACCAGGAAAAAGCTTTTAAATGGCAAAAGGAAATGAACTTTAAAATTGCTGTCAGCCTCTATCTCAGTGAGCATATGGAGAAAAATCTGCTGATGGAATCAGGACTATACACCGCTATCGAAACAGTCATTCAAGCGCAGCAGGCAGCCGCGACAGCTGCCATCATCAGCTCAACAGCAGCCAGCCATACTCATGATGGAAACTAA
- the bdhA gene encoding acetoin reductase/2,3-butanediol dehydrogenase (Evidence 1a: Function from experimental evidences in the studied strain; PubMedId: 12469342, 18820069, 24525333, 26428232, 22720735; Product type e: enzyme) → MKAARWHNQKDIRIEHIEEPKTEPGKVKIKVKWCGICGSDLHEYLGGPIFIPVDKPHPLTNETAPVTMGHEFSGEVVEVGEGVENYKVGDRVVVEPIFATHGHQGAYNLDEQMGFLGLAGGGGGFSEYVSVDEELLFKLPDELSYEQGALVEPSAVALYAVRSSKLKAGDKAAVFGCGPIGLLVIEALKAAGATDIYAVELSPERQQKAEELGAIIVDPSKTDDVVAEIAERTGGGVDVAFEVTGVPVVLRQAIQSTTIAGETVIVSIWEKGAEIHPNDIVIKERTVKGIIGYRDIFPAVLSLMKEGYFSADKLVTKKIVLDDLIEEGFGALIKEKSQVKILVRPN, encoded by the coding sequence ATGAAGGCAGCAAGATGGCATAACCAAAAGGATATCCGTATTGAACATATCGAAGAGCCAAAAACGGAGCCGGGAAAAGTAAAGATCAAAGTCAAATGGTGCGGCATCTGCGGAAGTGATTTACACGAATATCTGGGCGGCCCGATCTTTATTCCGGTTGACAAACCGCACCCATTAACAAATGAAACGGCACCTGTCACAATGGGGCATGAATTCTCCGGTGAAGTTGTCGAAGTCGGAGAAGGCGTTGAAAATTATAAAGTTGGAGACCGCGTTGTAGTCGAGCCGATTTTTGCTACACACGGCCACCAAGGCGCCTACAACCTTGATGAACAAATGGGATTCCTCGGCTTAGCCGGCGGAGGCGGCGGTTTCTCTGAATACGTCTCTGTGGATGAAGAGCTTTTGTTCAAACTTCCTGATGAATTATCATATGAACAAGGCGCGCTCGTTGAACCTTCTGCAGTTGCTCTATACGCTGTCCGCTCAAGCAAACTCAAAGCAGGCGACAAAGCGGCTGTATTCGGCTGCGGCCCGATCGGACTTCTTGTCATTGAAGCGCTGAAGGCTGCCGGTGCAACTGATATTTACGCTGTTGAGCTTTCTCCTGAACGCCAGCAAAAAGCTGAGGAGCTTGGCGCGATCATCGTTGATCCGTCTAAAACAGACGATGTAGTCGCTGAGATTGCAGAACGTACAGGAGGCGGTGTTGACGTAGCATTCGAAGTCACTGGTGTCCCAGTGGTGTTACGACAAGCCATCCAGTCCACTACAATTGCCGGTGAAACCGTCATCGTCAGCATTTGGGAAAAAGGTGCTGAAATCCATCCGAACGATATCGTAATCAAAGAACGTACAGTAAAAGGAATTATCGGATACCGCGACATCTTCCCGGCTGTATTGTCATTAATGAAAGAAGGCTATTTCTCAGCCGACAAACTCGTAACGAAAAAAATCGTACTAGATGATTTGATCGAGGAAGGCTTCGGGGCTCTTATTAAAGAGAAAAGCCAAGTCAAAATCCTTGTTAGACCTAACTAA
- the walM gene encoding protein involved in cell wall metabolism (Evidence 1a: Function from experimental evidences in the studied strain; PubMedId: 17581128, 20487291; Product type f: factor), translating into MLKKVILAAFILVGSTLGAFSFSSDASAKHVNGNITWYNGVGKKGSSGKKLGHWDCATKIGFDVPRNGTKIRAYAKAKPKKVITVYKNDVGRMPNAVLDVSPKAFKALGYPLSKGKVAGHYSY; encoded by the coding sequence ATGTTGAAGAAAGTCATTTTAGCCGCTTTTATCTTAGTAGGAAGTACTTTGGGAGCTTTTAGTTTTTCATCAGATGCCAGTGCGAAACATGTGAACGGAAATATTACTTGGTATAATGGAGTCGGGAAAAAAGGCTCTTCAGGTAAGAAACTTGGACATTGGGATTGTGCGACCAAAATCGGATTTGATGTTCCTAGAAACGGGACAAAAATCAGAGCTTATGCAAAAGCGAAGCCTAAAAAGGTGATTACGGTTTATAAAAATGATGTTGGCAGAATGCCTAATGCAGTGCTGGATGTTAGCCCTAAAGCGTTTAAAGCGCTTGGATACCCATTAAGCAAAGGTAAAGTAGCGGGGCATTACAGCTATTAA